The sequence below is a genomic window from Geothermobacter hydrogeniphilus.
CGGACATGAACTGGACGATTTGCCGCGGCAGTTTCGAGAGAAGACCCGGCTGGTCTTCTTTGAAACTCCGACCAACCCGAACCTCGAAGTCCTTGATATCCGCCGGATCGCGGCGGTGGCCAAAACGCACGGCGCGCTGACCGTTGTCGATAACACCTTTGCCTCTCCGGTCAACCAGCAACCGCTTGAACGGGGTGCGGACATCGTGGTGCATAGCGCGACCAAGTATCTGGGCGGACACAGCGACCTGACAGGTGGCCTGGTGATCGCCAGCGCGGAGCTGCTGGCGCCGATCTGGGTTTGGCGCAAGAATCTTGGTCAGATGATGGCCCCGGAAGTCGCGTTCCTGCTGGCCCGCAGTCTGCGCACCCTGTCGGTGCGGGTGAAGGCGCAGAACCGTTCCGCGCAGCAGATTGCCGAGTTTCTGCAGCAGCAGTCATGTGTGCTGCGGGTCAACTATCCGGGCCTGAAAGACTTTGCCGGTCATGTGGTCGCCAGTGAACAGATGAGCGGTTTCGGCGGCATGTTGAGTTTTGTTTTCGACGGTGATGCTGCCGCTACGGCGGCGGTGGTTGACCGGCTGCGACTCTTCTCCATTGCCGCCAGTCTCGGCGGAGTCGAAAGTCTGGTGACCCAGCCGATCACCACCACTCATTACGCCATGCTCCCCGAAGAGCGGGAGCGACGCGGCATTCCCGACGGCATGGTGCGGCTTTCCGTCGGACTGGAAGATGTCGAGGATTTGATCGCCGATCTGCGTCAGGCGCTGGGCTAGGGTTTTAGACTGGGAATGAATACCCCGCAGCTTGCTGCGGGGTATTGGGTCAAACTCTTGCCCCGAGATGGACTTTATCTTGTCCCGACCATGAATTTTTCAACCTCTTTGACCTCATCATGGCCAATCACGGATTCCAATAGCAACAGAGCAACCTCAATGGACTGGGCTGGACCGGCGCAGGAAATAATGCGATTTGAGACTTCAATAGGTCCCGGAGTGGGTACGCAGCCGAGATCACGTAATCGTCCTAGGTTGTCATGGTTACGGCTGAAAGCGTAGCTGGTTGCTTTTTCTCCTTGCAACAACCCGGCTTCTGCAACAGGCAACACGCCGACGCACATGGTGGCTCTGGTTCCACCATGTGCATGGATGGCCCTGGCCAGATCGTGCAATGGCTGGCAGTAGGCCTCATCAAACGAAAACCTCCGGGAACAGCCAAGGCGGCGTAATCCTGAGCTTTGACCTCAGTCACCAGCAGATCAGTTTTTATCTGCAATCCAAACCTGCCGTTGACCACGGGGTGTAACCCCGTAATGACAACCTCAACCTTTGACAGGTGCTCACGGTATTCTGTCCAGCCGCAGACTGACAGCACAGAAACCGCTTCCAGATCCTCGAATCCTTCACCGAGGAAAAGCAGAACTTTTTTACGGACACATTTTACCTCGTTTGATTCCAACGGCTTGGTTCATTGGAGCGCGCTTTATGCTTCAACTGAAGCATCGTTTACACGCCTCAGGTTTTCCCCGGAGCAGGTTCCGGGGCCTTCTCTTCGGCGGAAGGATCTGTTGGCTCAACCTCCCCGATTTTGCCTTCGAACAGGGCGCGGGTTTTAAAGGCGTTGACGGTCATGGCGATGGCCGCCACTTCTTTCAGTTCTTCGTTTGAGGCTCCGGCTTGCCCCGCAACTGCGAGGCCGAAATCCGTTCAGGGATCGCATCCGGCGGCCAGGGCAGCCCCCAGGGCAACCAGTTGTTTGGTTTTGTGGTTGAGGTGGCCGGGGGCCAGGGCGGCGTCCATGAAGGTTTGAAACTTGGCCAGTGGGTCACTCATCTCAATCTCCTCGTTGGGGTCAAGATCCCAACTTTCAGGGGCCGGTTCTTTTTTTAAGGTGACGCAAAACAGATCTCGAGGCAGGCTCCCTTCTTCCAGGCGTTTGATGTCCAGTATCTTATACCCTTTGGATAGCCTGCGGATTTTTCCCTCAGAAAAGAAATGAACGACGAAGTCACCGATTTCATACATCTCTTCCTGCAGATGGGTTCCCGAGCGAAAATGTTTATCAAAGCTGCTGCGAACCGAGTAGGCGGCCAATCCTCCAGGCTTGAGAATGCGGTGAGTTTCTTGCAGGATATAAGCAATTTCGACGGTGGAAAATTTCATGCAGAGCAACATGTGCGAGTAGCAGGCGTCGAAAGATGCGTCGGCGAACGGGAGTGGTTCGCGCAGATCATGGGCGAGTGCACGAATGTGTTTGGACAAATCAACCTTTGCGGCTTTTTCATTGACCTGCGAGACCGCAGCTTCAGAATAGTCCAGAGCGGTTACGTCAAAGCCGTTTTGAGCAAACAGAAAACTGTCCCGTCCCTGACCACAACCTAGTTCCAGCAGCGAGTTTACGCCTGACTGTCTGAAATGTTCCAGAGCATCCTGGGCGAACCGACTCGGCTCATCACCGAAGAACATCTCTGCCCTGGTAAAAACTTCATCCCAGTGAGCTCGTTGCTCGATATTTGCTTCAGGTTCAGGCTTCATTGCCTCTCCTTTTCCGGTACCCTCTCAAACAGCAGGCCATAATGATAGGGCGGCAGATCAACGAGGCCCGGTGGCAACAGTTGGAACCCGGCAGCTTCAGCCCAGACTTGACATTGCTCAGGTCGGGGACGAATCTCCATCGACGGGCCACGCGGTGTGGTTGGATCATAATTCCAGTGGATGATGGCCAGCCTGCCGTGCGGAGCCAGAATACGCAGAGCCTCATTCAGCAAGAGTTCGGGCTGCTCGGCATGCAGGATATTAAAAAGCATGACATAGTCGATACTGCTGTCGGCCAGCCCCGTTCCTTCTTTTATGAAGTCTCGTAACAAGGTCTGCAGGTTGTCAAGATTTGTCTGTTGCGCCTTTTGCGCGGTAACGGTGACCATCTCGGCATCGATGTCGATGGCGTAAACACGTCCAGAAATCATTTGTGCTGCAGGAATGGAAAAGGTCCCGTAGCCGCAACCGAATTCGACCACAGACCCTGCAGTTGATGACAGTCCGAGTTTTTCAAGAATCTTCTCAGGGTTGAAAAAGCCGGTCCATATTTCTTCATCTGGCATACCGCTTTCCCTGGTTTTCATCGGCCACCACCCTGCTCAAGAGCTTCTTTCAGCGCGTCCATACAGCACTCAATGATCTTGTAATTGATATCCTCCGGTCCTTTGTGAAAGTCATTGTCACCGGTGGCCATGGTGTTGGTCACATGCAGCAGTGAGGCAATTTCAACCTGCTTGACCTGAGCCAGAGCCAGCAGCGCCGCAGCCTCCATCTCCACGGTCTGTACCCCGGTGGCACGGTGCTGCTCGATCTGCGATGCGGTTTCCCGATAGGGCGCATCCGTGGTCCAGGTTGTTCCACGACAGACTGGCAAACCGCAGTTCTTCACATGACGAACCAGAATCTCGGGGAGAAAACCATCTGCTTCCACCGAGGGAGCGGGCGGCAGGTAGTGGTAGGATGTGCCTTCATCGCGAATTGCTCGGTCAGGAATCATCATATAGGGTGGTGACATTTGGGTACCGATTGATCCTGCGGAGCTGTAACCGATCAGGTGCCGGCAGCCGCAGGCGATCAACTGCTCACAGACCAGCACTGCAAAAGACGCCCCGACCGTGCCGCCGATCAGTCCCATTTCGAAACCGTCCTGTTCCAGAATCAGCAGCGATGTGTGAAAACAGGGCCAGTCTGGACTGGTGCTCGCGGCGAAACGTTTCTGCGCCACCGCAATCAGTTCGCCGTCGAAATCGAGAAGGCAGCAGGCCGGGATTTTTGCTTGCCTCTCCCCCTTCATCGAAGACGCCCGGGCAAGCAGCTTCTCCGGCAGGAAAACCGAGGGGTCGGCCGTCTGGTGGGAAAATATCGGGAGATTGCGCAACGTTTTTTCCGAAATGTTTTTCATCGGCCCGGCTCCGTCAGGGCTGCCCTGTTTCAGGTTTTTTCAATAAACGCCACATCCCCCTGAATCGCTTCAAACAGGCGCGGCTTGGCCAGGGAATAATAGGACATGCGACCGTCGGTGCGGTGGTTGAGCAGCCCCTGCTGGCGCAGCTGTTTCAGCTGCTGACTGGTCGCCGGCATGGAGAGGCCGAGGATGTGGGCGAGGTCGCAGACGCAGAGTTCTCCCTTGCCGAGGGCGAAGAGGATCTTCAGTCGGACGGGACTGCCGAGCAGTTTGTAAAATTCGGCCAGGTTCTGCAGTTCGGTCTCGGTGACCAGGGAATCCTGAATCTCCCTGATCAGTTCTTCATTGAAGCAGGTGACCTTGCAGGGTGTTTCGGCGGCGTCGGTTGGCTGCGGTTTTTTGCTCATCGGTTCAATATCTCGACTTCCCTGGCCTGCAGCAGGTATCCCGGTCCGGAGGGGGCCATTTCTCCGCTGACCACAACGTCGGTTTTCAGCTCAGGCAACTCTTTCTCCTGAGAATGCACCGTAACGAATTTTGTCGCACAGCTCAATTGCCCGCAACCACGATATTCGCGGATGTCGATCAGGACAAAGGTCTGCCGGGCAGGAGAAGTGCGGGCAACGATGCCCCGTACCTTGATCTCTCCACGATAGGCTCCGGGATCGGCGGCGACGCTGTTGACGTTCAGGGCGTCTTTCGGCGCCGATTTCTCGAACCAGCACCAGCCGGTCGACACTGAAATCGTACCTGCAATGGCCAGGAAAACCAGAGTCTTCATGGCACCCCTGGAATTTTTCATCTGTTTTCTCCCGTGGTATCCATGTTGCCCATCAATTGACCGTCACGGATGTAGATTCTATGTTGTGCCATCGCGGCCACGCTTTCCGAGTGGGTGACGATAACCACCGTTTTGCCCTGGTCATTGACCTGGCCAATCTGCTCCAGCAGCTCCTGCTCGGCACGGCTGTCGAGATTGCCGCTCGGCTCGTCCATCAGCAGAATCTCGGGGTCGTTGGCCAAGGCCCGGGCGATGGCCACCCGCTGTCGCTGTCCGCCGGAGAGCTGGTTCGGCCTGGCCCGCAGCTTGTCTCCCAGCCCGACCAGATTGAGCAGCTCAGCGGCCCGCTCCTGCTGTTCCTTTTTCGAGACCCCGGCCAGCATCATCGCCACCTGGACATTTTCCAGGGAGGTCAACACGGGAAGCAGGTTGAAGAACTGGAAAACGAAGCCTATTTTGCGTGCCCGGATCTCGGCCAACCGGTCGGCGGCAACGGACGTCAGCTCGACTTCGTCGAGCCACACCTTTCCCGAACTGGGGCGGTCGAGTCCGCCGAGCAGGTGCAGCAGGGTGCTCTTGCCATGGCCCGAGGGGCCCATGATACAGGCGAGACTGCCCCTGGGAATCTGCAGATTGACCTCCTGCAGGGCGACGGTGCGAAAACCTCTGTCGTAGACCTTGGACAGTTTTTCTGTGCGGATGATGGCGTTATTCATGGCTGATCGCCTCCACCGGGCTGAGCCTGCAGGCCTGGCGGGCCGGGTAGACACCGGCCAGGGCTGCGACCAGTACCGAGAAAAGCAACGATTTCAGGGTGATGCCGGCACTGAAAAACTGCACGCTCTGCCCGTTGCCGAGAAAGGCGGTGAATTCGTTCTGGCCGAGATAGGGGGCGGCAAAGTAGGAGAAGACGAATCCGATCACCACCCCGATGATCCCGCCCAGCAGGCCGTAGATTGCCGACTCATACAGAAACAGTGAGAAGATGGTGCGTTTCCTGGCACCGATCGCCTGCAGGATGCCGATCTCCCGGCGACGTTCGTAAATGGCGGTCATCATGGTGTTGACGATGCCGAAAAAGGAGGCCAGGATGGCGACCGCGGCAACCAGCTTGAGGGCGCTGCCGACACTCCCGACGATGGCCAGCACTGATTTCAGCAGTTGCTTGTCGGAGGAAACCGCGACGTTGGCCGTCTCCTGGATCTCGAGGATATAGCGGTCGATACGGGTGATGTCGTCCACCTTGACCGCGATGAAGGAGACCTTGTCACCGACCGCGTAGAGTTTCTGAGCGGTGGCAAGGTCCATGTAGATCGCCAGATCATCGCGGTTGCCGACGTCCTGCAGCATGCCGCTGATCGAGAATTCCCGCCCCCGAATCCTGAGGTCGTCTCCAGTTTTCAGCTTGAATTGCCGGGCAATTCCGGAGCCGATCACGACATGACTCGTATCCAGCAGATAGCGCCCCTGGGCGACCCGCCAGCCTTTGAACCGTTTCATCGCGGTCGGCAGGATACCGATCAGCGGGACCGGCTGATTGTTCAGAGCGGTGCGCTGGGTCAGGTAGGGGAAGGCGGTCAGTCCCTCGATGGCGGCGATTTTTTCGACATCGGCGTTGGGAATGGCCTCGGGCAGGGTCTCTCCGGTCAACACCGAAATCTGTTCATAGGCGCACCAACCGCGGGGCGTGACCACCAGGTTGGCACCCAGCACATCTGCCTGCTTGCGGATCTCGGTTTCCAGCCCGCTGCCGAGTGAGAGCAGGGTCACCAGCGAGGCGATCCCTACGGCGATAGCCGAGAGCGTGAAAAAGAAGCGGCTTTTGCGACGGATGATGTTTTTCCAGGTCAGTTTGAAATAGTTCAAAGAACATCTCCTCAAGCGGGCAGGATCGTCGTTGATGTTTTCATGTTTCCGAAAATATCAACATGAAGTAGGGTTGTCAAGGACGCCTTTTTGTGTCAGGTATTTGGGCAGCCACAGCCGTTATCACAACGGCCCTTGAGGTTTTGAGGCTTCACTGCACTGCCGGCGAAATCGATGGCGGAGAATGCCGAAAGATGAAGAGAAATCAACGGAAGGATTGATGCGGTCGCAGGGGGCTCCCTGGGCTCGCCTGACTGAATGAAGAAGGCGGAGGCCTTTTCAGATGAGGCCTCCGCCTTTTGTGAAATCGCTCAGGAGCTGCAACAGCCGTCCTTGTGTCCGCGTCGCGGGCGCAGGTTCCAGCCGATCAGGATCAGCAGCAGGATCGCTGAGGCGATTGCCAGGGGGGAGTCGCCGGTGGTTTCGACGGGGGCGATCCAGTCGCTGATGCTGATGCCGGTGACGGCGTAGAGTCGGTTGACCAGCCAGCCGAACAGCAGCGAGCAGACGGCGATACTGATCAGGTAGCGCAGGGTGGCGGCGCGGCCGAGCTGGCTGCCGACCACCGTCAGGGTGGCAGCATTGGTGGCCGGTCCGGCGAGCAGGAAGACCAGCGCCGCGCCCGGGGAGAGCCCCTTGAGCACCAGCGCGGCGGCGATCGGGGTGGAGGCGCTGGCACAGATGTAGAGCGGGATGCCGATGCCGAGCATCAGCAGCAGCGAGAACGGTTCGTTGGCGAAGAAGCGCTGAAACAGTTCTTCCGGGATCAGCGCCGAGAGCAGCCCGGCAACCAGGATGCCGAGCAGCAGCCACTTGCCGATGTCGCCGAGCAGATCACCGAAGGCGTAGCCGAGGCCGTGGCGCAGCCGGGCGGAAAGCGGCGGACGGGTGGTCGGTGCCGGGGAACCCCCGGCGTCTTTGTCCGGTCAGCCGCAGCCCGGCGGCAGGGGAGGAGCCTCCGGTTCCGGCGCTTCCGGCAGACGATTGATCCACAGGCCGGCGAAGATGGCGGTGAAAAAGGCCGCCAGCGGTCGCAGCAGGGTCATCAGCGGGTCGAGCAGCGCCCAGGTGATAGCCATCGAATCGACCCCGGTTTCCGGGACCGAAATCAGGAAGGAGGCGGTCGCTCCCTTGCTCGCGCCCTGCTTGCGCAGCCCGATAGCGGCCGGAATCACCCCGCAGGAACAGAGCGGCAGCGGGATGCCGAACAGCGAGGCCTTGATCACCGAACCGGCACCGTTGTGACCGAGATGGCGGGCGACGGCGTCATCCGGGATCAGCGCCTTGAGCAGTCCGGCGGCGAAAAAACCGAACAGCACGTAAGGGGCGGATTCGAGCAGGATTCGCCAGCATTCAGAGAGAACGTCAAGCAGGATGGCCATCATCTCCGGCAACTTTCGATATGCGCGCGCATGTCGGCCATCACCTGGCGGATGTGGTCGTCATCGAGCTGGTAGTAGACAATTTTTCCTTCACGGCGAAAACGCACCACGCCCTGGCCCCGCAGCAGCCGCAACTGATGGGAGACCGCCGAGATGCTGACGGCGAGCAGCGCCGCCAAGTCACAGACGCAGAGTTCCTCCGCCGCCAGGGCGTGCAGGATTTTCAGTCGGGTCGGGTCGCCGAGCAGCTTGAAAGTCGCGGCGACCTCGGCGAGAACCGGCGGGTCGGGCAGCTGGTTCTCGGCACTGGCGATACGTTGTCGGTCAACGATGGTGACCTGGCAGATATCGGAATCCATTTCTCCTCACAGTTGAGCAAGTGTTCAAATGACGTTTTCAGTCTGCCCCTTTTGACGCGTCCTGTCAAGGGGAGGGGTATTCAGGAACTGCTGGTGTCGGGATGGGGGGCTGAATCCGGCGGATGGTGCAGTTCAGTATGAATCGCGGTTGCCAGCTGCTGCAGGTTGAGAGGTTTTTTCAGAAACAGCCCGGCTCCGAGACGTTGCGCCTCCCTGACATCATTCGTTTCAGCCTGACCGCTGACGATGAGGGTCTTCTGGTCGGGGTGCAGGGAGATAACGCGCCGATAGGTCTCAAGGCCGCTCAGGCCGGAAGGCATAACCATGTCCAGCAGCAGCAGGTCGACCTTTCGCCGGGAGAGGATCTCCAGGGCGTCTTCCCCGCTGCCGGCCTCAAGTACCTGGTAGCCCAGGGAACGGAGCATGTCACAGATGACCGAACGGGGGCCGCTTTCATCGTCGAGGACCATGATCGAGGCGCCGTTTCCCTGCGCCCGCGGCAGCGGGGCGTCCTGTTCGGTCAGCAGCGGGGTTTCCAGGACGCTGGCCGGAAGATAGATATCGAAAACGGAACCCGGCTGGTTGGTGTACAGGTCGATGTAGCCGCGGTGGTCATGGATGATCGACCAGCAGACGGCCAGGCCGAGGCCGGTGCCGCTGCGGCCGAGCCCTTTTTTCGAAAAGAAAGGGTCAAAAACCTGTCCCATGATATCCGGATCGATGCCGCTGCCGGTATCACTGATGCGCAGGCGGACATATTTCCCCGGGGGAACGGTTTCATAGCCTTTGTGGGGTTCGGTCAGTGAATGTGTCGCGGTGCTGACGGTAATCTGTCCCTGTCGGTCACAGGCTTCCATGGCGTTGATGATCAGGTTCATGACCACCTTGCGCAGATGAGAGCCGGTGCCGATGACAGCCGGCAGGCAGAATTCGAGTTCGGTGGAGAGGTCAACCCCGTGGTGCCGGCAAAGTTCCTGATATTCGGGAGAGTCGAGGTATTCTTCAATAATCCGGTTGAGATCGACGATTTCGCGGCTGGCGGCACTGTTGCGGGAGAGGGCCTGCATGTCGGCGACAACATCGGCGATACGGCGGCCGGCATCGCGAATATCCGCCAGTTGTTCCCGTTGCCGGGGGGTGAGATTGTCGTCTTCGAGCAACAGGTCGGGAAGAGCGACGATACCCATCAGCATATTGTTCAGATCATGGGCCACGCCACCGGCAAGCAGGCCGATGGCCTCCATTTTTTTCGCCTGGTGAAGTTCTTCGGCCATGCTGCGCAGCGATTCCTCGTCTTGCAGCTGTCGGCGCAGGCTCTGCTGGATGGAGCGGTCCTGGCGGGCCAGAACGCGCGCCTGCAGAAGATGAAACAACAGCAGAAAGAAGGTCAGCAGGCCGAGCCCGCTGAGAACCAGCGGGGTATGATCATTGGTTTCGCGGCTGACGGTGTAGCCGAGCAGGGCGACGGTCCGGCCGTCGAAATCCCGTACCGGATAGGTGATGTCGAGCGCCCCGACATCGCGGTAGTCTTCATCGAGAAAGATGATTTTTCCGGAAGAGAGGGCTTCGAGATCTTCTTCTCGGGCGGGTTTGCCGACCCGGATCGGCAGGCTGCTGGCAATGTGTCGGTAGCGACCGTCCGCGGCTTTGGCGATGACGCTGAGGCGGACAATGCGTGGATCACTCTGAACCAGTTTGTCAATCCGTTTCTGAATCTGGTCGACCTGGCGCTTCGAGCCGCCATGCAGTATATCGGCGATGGCGACCTCCAGAACCCGGCAGCGATTGAGGGCCTCAAAGCGGAATCGTCGTTCTTCGGTCTGCCGCATGGTGAACAGCGACCAGCCGACAAAGATCAGCAGGCAGACCAGAACCGTGATCTGAAACAGACTTTGCAGCAGGTACGGTCGATTGCTGTCGGTGCGTGAACTGCCCATGAAGTCTCTTTCCGGGAGGTTTTTCTGTGCCGACCTCGAGTTTTCGGGAGTATATAATATGAATATAGATATGTCGACTTTTGTCACGCACCTGAATCAGTGAGTTCCTGTTGGATGGAGAGTGCAGGTACCTGGTCTGGATGAGATTTTCAAAAATCTGAAGCGCACCCATGGTACCCTGTACCCCATAAAACTTCGTAAGATTGCGCCGGGATTTGGCGAGTCGGCTCCCGGCCGTTCGTTGGCATGCTGTTTGCTTTATTAAGCGCCCCCGAAGCGTCCGATAATTTCTGAACCGAAATGAATTTACGTTTGAGTCGATTGTTTCAACAACTGAACTGGCTGGTGTTTTTCGCCTACCTGCTGTTCGGCCTTGGCGGCGGCGTTGCCGTTGCCTGCTGCCCGACAGCAACGTCGGTTTGTGCCGGGCACGCCACTGCAGAGGTTGCGGAGGCCTGTCTGATGGTGATCGCCGAAGAGGCGGGAACTTGCCACACGTGCTGTCATTCCCGCCAGCCGGTCGGTCTCGATAATGTTCACCTGACGTCCTTTCCGTCGTCATCCCCAGTTGACGATGGAGCGGGGCCTCCGCTTTTCTCCCCCCGGGAAATATCGTCCGCGCCTGTCCCGGTGACGGAATTTTTTCTTCGCCATGTCACCCGGCAGCCGAATTCTGTCCTTGCCTCTCTGGGTACCGTCGTTCTTCTGATTTAAGTCGTTTCGAAAAGCCCCGTCCAGAATTCGTGGGTTTCTGTTGGATGGAGAATGCAAGTGCTTGGTCTGAAAGAGCTTCCCAAAAATCATCAGCGAACCTGTGGGTGCGCTTCAGATTTTTGGGAAGCTCAGGCAGATCAATGACTTGTGCTGTCCGCCGACGAGGGACTCACTGATTCGGGCTCGTTTTATTTTCCCGGTTTTTAGAAATATCAGGGCGCGAATCTGTTGTCGCGATTCACGTCCGCCAGGCTTTATTCAGGAGCGATTTCCGTGACCAACAAACAAGACCAGTCTTTTCTGGAGATCATCTGGGACTTTTTCTGTTCTCTGAAACTCGCCATCACCACTCTGATCCTGCTGGCGCTCACCTCCATTATCGGTACGGTGGTGCAGCAGGGGAAACCCGCCCAGGAATACATTCAGGAGTATGGTGAGAGGGTCTACCGGGTTTTTGTCGCTCTCGATTTTGTCGACATGTACCATTCCTGGTGGTTTCTGACCCTGCTCAATATCTTCGCCATCAATCTGATCTGCTGTTCCATCAAGCGGTTGCCGCGCATTCTCAAGCTGGTGAAGCATCCCGTTCTGACGCCCGATGAAAAACACTATCGGCGTTTCGCCAACCGTGACGAGTTCACGGTTCCGGTGGCCGTTGACCGGGCTGGCGACCGGCTGGCCGTTTTTATGCGCAAACACTTTGCCGCCCCGGTGGTTACCGCCAGGGATGGCCGCACCCATCTCTTCGCGCAGAAAATGGCCTGGGCCCGGTTCGGTGTCTACGTGGTTCATCTCTCCATCCTGATCATTTTTGCCGGAGCCATTATCGGCAGCGTCTGGGGATACAAGGCCTATGTCAATATCGCCGAGGGAACCAGCACCGACAAGGTCTGGCCGCGCGACAGCCAAAACCCGATCGCGATCGGGTTCGAGGTTCGCTGCGACAATTTCGAAGTGACCTACTATCCCGGCACCCGTCGTCCCAAGGAGTTCACCAGCGATCTGGTGGTGCTTGAAGGTGGGCGGGAAGTATTGAAAAAGACCATTGAGGTGAATGATCCGCTGAGTTACCGTGGGTTGACCTTCTACCAGTCGAGTTACGGGCCCGCCGGAGAGCCGGTTTTCAAGCTGACCGTCACCGAACGGAGCAGCGGCAGGAAGCTGAAGTTCGAAGCGCAGCGCGGCGAACATATCGCCCTGCCGGACGGCAGTTCCTTCGCCGTCTCCGACTATACCGACAGCTACAAGAGTTTCGGACCGGCGATCCAGATGCATCTCAACGACAAGACGGGAAAACACGGCAATGCCTTCGTGGTGTTTCAGCGGTTTCCGGAGTTTGATGCCCAGCGCGGGGGGGCGTATTCCTTTGCCGTGGACAGTTTTGAACAACAATTTTATACCGGTCTGCAGGTAGCCAAAGACCCGGGGGTGTGGGTGGTCTGGACTGGCTGTTTCCTGTTGGTTGCCGGATGTTTTTCCGCTTTCTTTCTCTCCCACCGGCGCATCTGGCTGACCATCGAACCGGCCGGGGACGGCAGCCTGGTCAGGGTCGCCGGCAACGCTCATCGCAATCAGCCGGCCTTTGAAATCTTCTTCGAGGACTTCAAGTCCCGGCTCAAGGAGGAACTGACCGGACGACAGACTCCGGAGTCATCTCCGTTGCCGGCTGTCGAAGCGAACACCTGATTCCGGGAACACTTAAGGGAGATCCTCATGCTCAGTATCAAGCTTTTCAATGTCACCACCATCGCCTATTTCGGCGCTATGCTCGCCTTCATCTCCTACCTGGTGATCCGCAACCGGACCGTTGCCCTGGTCGCCAACATCTGTTGTTACGTCGGTTTCGCCCTGCATACCGCGGCCATCGGTATGCGCTGGTACGAGTCGTACCAGATTCTGGGCGGAGACGGCCGCGCGCCGCTCTCCAACCTCTACGAATCGGTGGTCTTTTTTGCCTGGACCATCCTGCTGATCTATATCCTCATCGACCTGAAATACCGGCAGCGGGCGATCGGTGCTTTCGTGCTGCCGTTCGCGTTTTTCGGCATG
It includes:
- a CDS encoding class I SAM-dependent methyltransferase, translating into MKTRESGMPDEEIWTGFFNPEKILEKLGLSSTAGSVVEFGCGYGTFSIPAAQMISGRVYAIDIDAEMVTVTAQKAQQTNLDNLQTLLRDFIKEGTGLADSSIDYVMLFNILHAEQPELLLNEALRILAPHGRLAIIHWNYDPTTPRGPSMEIRPRPEQCQVWAEAAGFQLLPPGLVDLPPYHYGLLFERVPEKERQ
- a CDS encoding ArsR/SmtB family transcription factor, producing the protein MDSDICQVTIVDRQRIASAENQLPDPPVLAEVAATFKLLGDPTRLKILHALAAEELCVCDLAALLAVSISAVSHQLRLLRGQGVVRFRREGKIVYYQLDDDHIRQVMADMRAHIESCRR
- a CDS encoding trans-sulfuration enzyme family protein, with amino-acid sequence MAENGNKGFSTRCIHAGESLDVQGGIHLPLYNHSTFAFENTGKLLDVVEGRNPDGNLYTRYGLNPTIRGLEKKCASLEGGEGCLAFSSGMAAEAATFLAHCNAGDHIICIGDVYGGTYDLLNENLPTLGIETTFVLGHELDDLPRQFREKTRLVFFETPTNPNLEVLDIRRIAAVAKTHGALTVVDNTFASPVNQQPLERGADIVVHSATKYLGGHSDLTGGLVIASAELLAPIWVWRKNLGQMMAPEVAFLLARSLRTLSVRVKAQNRSAQQIAEFLQQQSCVLRVNYPGLKDFAGHVVASEQMSGFGGMLSFVFDGDAAATAAVVDRLRLFSIAASLGGVESLVTQPITTTHYAMLPEERERRGIPDGMVRLSVGLEDVEDLIADLRQALG
- a CDS encoding ArsR/SmtB family transcription factor, whose protein sequence is MSKKPQPTDAAETPCKVTCFNEELIREIQDSLVTETELQNLAEFYKLLGSPVRLKILFALGKGELCVCDLAHILGLSMPATSQQLKQLRQQGLLNHRTDGRMSYYSLAKPRLFEAIQGDVAFIEKT
- a CDS encoding ABC transporter permease is translated as MNYFKLTWKNIIRRKSRFFFTLSAIAVGIASLVTLLSLGSGLETEIRKQADVLGANLVVTPRGWCAYEQISVLTGETLPEAIPNADVEKIAAIEGLTAFPYLTQRTALNNQPVPLIGILPTAMKRFKGWRVAQGRYLLDTSHVVIGSGIARQFKLKTGDDLRIRGREFSISGMLQDVGNRDDLAIYMDLATAQKLYAVGDKVSFIAVKVDDITRIDRYILEIQETANVAVSSDKQLLKSVLAIVGSVGSALKLVAAVAILASFFGIVNTMMTAIYERRREIGILQAIGARKRTIFSLFLYESAIYGLLGGIIGVVIGFVFSYFAAPYLGQNEFTAFLGNGQSVQFFSAGITLKSLLFSVLVAALAGVYPARQACRLSPVEAISHE
- the mduS gene encoding methyltransferase domain-containing selenoprotein MduS; this encodes MKPEPEANIEQRAHWDEVFTRAEMFFGDEPSRFAQDALEHFRQSGVNSLLELGCGQGRDSFLFAQNGFDVTALDYSEAAVSQVNEKAAKVDLSKHIRALAHDLREPLPFADASFDACYSHMLLCMKFSTVEIAYILQETHRILKPGGLAAYSVRSSFDKHFRSGTHLQEEMYEIGDFVVHFFSEGKIRRLSKGYKILDIKRLEEGSLPRDLFCVTLKKEPAPESWDLDPNEEIEMSDPLAKFQTFMDAALAPGHLNHKTKQLVALGAALAAGCDPUTDFGLAVAGQAGASNEELKEVAAIAMTVNAFKTRALFEGKIGEVEPTDPSAEEKAPEPAPGKT
- a CDS encoding nucleoside phosphorylase, translating into MKNISEKTLRNLPIFSHQTADPSVFLPEKLLARASSMKGERQAKIPACCLLDFDGELIAVAQKRFAASTSPDWPCFHTSLLILEQDGFEMGLIGGTVGASFAVLVCEQLIACGCRHLIGYSSAGSIGTQMSPPYMMIPDRAIRDEGTSYHYLPPAPSVEADGFLPEILVRHVKNCGLPVCRGTTWTTDAPYRETASQIEQHRATGVQTVEMEAAALLALAQVKQVEIASLLHVTNTMATGDNDFHKGPEDINYKIIECCMDALKEALEQGGGR
- a CDS encoding ABC transporter ATP-binding protein, whose product is MNNAIIRTEKLSKVYDRGFRTVALQEVNLQIPRGSLACIMGPSGHGKSTLLHLLGGLDRPSSGKVWLDEVELTSVAADRLAEIRARKIGFVFQFFNLLPVLTSLENVQVAMMLAGVSKKEQQERAAELLNLVGLGDKLRARPNQLSGGQRQRVAIARALANDPEILLMDEPSGNLDSRAEQELLEQIGQVNDQGKTVVIVTHSESVAAMAQHRIYIRDGQLMGNMDTTGENR